A window of the Brassica oleracea var. oleracea cultivar TO1000 chromosome C1, BOL, whole genome shotgun sequence genome harbors these coding sequences:
- the LOC106343443 gene encoding gibberellin-regulated protein 12-like, with the protein MTKFITVLIVFSFLFGTQFSNANDLENSPESIHTEGGEGSVKIGDCPAACDVRCSATSHKSACLMYCNQCCKKCLCVPSGTYGNKEECPCYNNWKTQEGGPKCP; encoded by the exons ATGACTAAGTTCATTACAGTCTTGATTGTATTCAGCTTTTTGTTTGGTACTCAGTTTTCCAAT GCAAATGATTTAGAAAATTCACCAGAGTCTATCCACACG GAAGGAGGAGAGGGTTCTGTAAAAATTGGGG ATTGTCCGGCGGCATGTGATGTTCGATGTTCAGCGACATCCCACAAGAGTGCTTGTTTGATGTATTGCAACCAATGTTGTAAGAAATGTTTGTGTGTACCATCAGGAACATACGGAAATAAAGAAGAATGTCCTTGCTATAACAACTGGAAGACCCAAGAAGGTGGACCAAAATGTCCATAA